One Setaria italica strain Yugu1 chromosome I, Setaria_italica_v2.0, whole genome shotgun sequence DNA window includes the following coding sequences:
- the LOC101762485 gene encoding uncharacterized protein LOC101762485: protein MAATFPLLLLLHLVLAPCARAADAVVSRIAFGSCANQSAPQPIWDAVAGFDPQVFVWLGDNVYGDNKRPFRVFGKERTVGPWKNVPRFYPSTEEELRRRYQLGRAKPGYARLREKAQVIGTWDDHDYGLNDAGKEFSGKVFTQRLMLDFLDEPEDSKRRKQAGVYTSYMFGPEGKRVKVILLDTRYHRDPLLSDGTILGDPQWQWLERELHGPQSEITIIGSSIQVVSNLSATTGPLFYVESWARFPRERERLFRLIDSSKRNGVIFISGDVHFGEIARFDCGAQYPLYDVTSSGLTQSVENSVPAVFQPIMRLLAVLTPTTMRVFSPKCRYKSCTTGQPNFGAIEIDWNAVPPRIKLELRDVEGHSVHSVEFPISELQPSGAHAIKKQEHAFQRHCTLETELPWLTRHRLALLFFGTIAAFIIAVVLLAATCLYSITRCSKKTKKE from the exons ATGGCCGCCACCTTcccgctcctgctcctgctccacctCGTCCTGGCCCCttgcgcccgcgccgccgacgccgtggTGTCCAGGATTGCCTTCGGCTCCTGCGCCAACCAGAGCGCGCCCCAG CCCATTTGGGACGCCGTCGCGGGGTTCGACCCGCAGGTGTTCGTCTGGCTCGGGGACAACGTCTACGGCGACAACAAGCGCCCGTTCCGGGTGTTCGGGAAGGAGCGCACCGTGGGGCCCTGGAAGAACGTGCCGCGGTTCTACCCCTCCACCGAGGAGGAGCTGCGGAGGCGGTACCAGCTCGGCAGGGCGAAGCCCGGGTACGCCAGGCTCAGGGAGAAGGCTCAG GTTATTGGAACATGGGATGACCATGATTATGGATTGAATGATGCAGGAAAGGAATTTAGTGGGAAAGTGTTTACTCAAAGGCTTATGTTAGATTTCTTGGATGAACCTGAAGACAGTAAGCG GAGGAAACAAGCTGGTGTTTATACCTCATACATGTTTGGCCCTGAAGGAAAAAGAGTGAAG GTAATCTTGTTGGATACCAGATATCACAGAGACCCACTTTTAAGTGATGGAACTATTCTAGGAGATCCTCAATGGCAGTGGCTGGAGAGGGAGCTTCATGGTCCTCAATCAGAGATCACCATCATCGGATCTTCTATCCAG GTAGTATCTAATCTTTCTGCCACAACTGGACCTTTGTTCTATGTGGAGTCCTGGGCACGCTTCccaagggagagagagaggctgTTCAGATTGATTGACAGCAGTAAG AGAAACGGAGTAATATTTATTAGTGGTGATGTTCATTTTGGAGAAATTGCTAGATTCGACTGTGGAGCTCAATATCCATTGTATGATGTTACTTCAAGTGGTCTTACCCAGTCCGTTGAGAATTCTGTGCCAGCAGTCTTTCAACCTATTATGAGACTTCTGGCAGTACTTACACCAACTACCATGCGAGTCTTTAGCCCTAAGTGCCGGTATAAATCATGCACTACAG GTCAACCAAATTTTGGAGCAATTGAAATTGATTGGAATGCTGTACCTCCGCGGATAAAACTTGAACTAAGAGATGTTGAGGGCCATTCTGTTCACAGTGTGGAGTTCCCTATATCTGAACTGCAGCCATCAGGTGCGCACGCAATCAAGAAACAAGAACATGCTTTTCAACGGCACTGTACTCTCGAAACAGAGCTTCCATGGCTAACACGACACCGGCTCGCTCTGCTGTTCTTTGGCACCATAGCTG CTTTTATCATAGCCGTGGTGCTGCTAGCAGCCACTTGCTTGTATAGTATCACAAGGTGCAGTAAGAAAACCAAGAAAGAATAG
- the LOC101762887 gene encoding armadillo repeat-containing protein LFR, whose amino-acid sequence MQKQTGKSGGSGGGTPAKRGRPFGSTTGSGAAAAAAAAAVGDPGAPAALVGPSLQVLSALSDQNNKRIVLALQSGLKSEILWALNALTVLSFKEKDDFRRDTTPLAKVPGLLDALLQVIDEWRDIAMPKDHLKPPRVRTLGANTTLSGFGQENMEKVYSDTGTTSNDQSKTEESSVTKKRSASFWFDEDGLFNNDDEGRAERQQCAIAVSNIIRNFSFMPENETIMVQHRHCLETVFQCLEDQNREDDELVTNMLETLVNLAPVLDLRIFSSSKPSFIKMTEKGAVHAIMGMLSSSVKPWHCAAAELIGRLIINPDNESFLLPVIPQIYKRLVDLLSMPAYDAQAAAVSALYNVAEVNMDCRLKLASERWAVDRLLKIVKTPHPVPEVCRKTSMILESLVSEPQNRMHLLVHENTFAEILTTEGKYSDTFARILYELTARPSNKGTSGQAIWGNIN is encoded by the exons ATGCAGAAGCAGACGGGCAAgtccggcgggagcggcggcggcacgccggcGAAGCGCGGCCGCCCCTTCGGGAGCACCACCGGCAGCGGagccgcggccgcagccgcggcggctgcTGTCGGCGACCCGGGGGCGCCCGCCGCGCTGGTCGGGCCGTCCCTCCAAGTACTCTCGGCCCTCTCAG ATCAGAATAACAAAAGAATTGTCCTTGCATTGCAAAGTGGGTTGAAATCAGAGATACTGTGGGCACTGAATGCCCTTACAGTGCTCTCATTTAAGGAGAAGGATGACTTCCGACGTGATACAACACCTCTTGCTAAAGTTCCTGGGCTCTTAGATGCTCTTCTTCAAGTT ATTGATGAATGGAGAGATATTGCAATGCCTAAGGACCATCTCAAACCACCCAGAGTAAGAACTTTGGGTGCCAACACAACGCTCTCTGGCTTTGGTCAAGAGAACATGGAAAAAGTCTACTCTGACACTGGCAC TACCTCTAATGATCAATCAAAGACCGAGGAGTCCAGTGTCACGAAGAAGCGCTCTGCAAGCTTTTGGTTTGATGAGGATGGCTTGTTTAACAATGATGATGAAGGGAGGGCAGAAAGGCAGCAGTGCGCTATAGCAGTCTCCAATATAATCCGTAATTTCTCTTTTATGCCAGAAAATGAGACTATCATGGTTCAACATAGGCATTGCTTGGAGACTGTATTTCAGTGCTTAGAAGACCAGAATAGAG AAGATGATGAACTCGTAACAAACATGCTGGAAACCCTTGTCAATTTAGCACCTGTGTTGGACTTGAGAATCTTCAGCTCATCGAAGCCATCATTCATTAAAATGAC TGAAAAAGGTGCAGTTCATGCCATAATGGGTATGCTTTCATCTTCAGTTAAGCCGTGGCACTGTGCCGCTGCTGAACTGATTGGGCGTCTGATAATAAATCCAGATAATGAGTCATTTCTTCTCCCTGTCATTCCACAG ATATACAAACGGCTAGTTGACCTCTTGAGTATGCCAGCATATGATGCACAGGCTGCTGCTGTTAGCGCACTCTACAATGTAGCTGAAGTGAATATGGATTGCAGGCTAAAGCTTGCCAGTGAGCGATG GGCTGTCGACAGACTTCTAAAGATTGTGAAGACGCCGCATCCTGTGCCTGAGGTCTGCAGGAAGACGTCAATGATACTGGAGAGCCTCGTCTCCGAGCCTCAAAACAGGATGCACCTCCTTGTGCATGAGAACACTTTTGCTGAGATCCTGACGACAGAAGGGAAATACTCGGACACCTTTGCTCGGATCCTATATGAACTGACTGCAAGGCCAAGCAACAAGGGGACCTCGGGGCAAGCTATCTGGGGAAACATAAACTGA